In Bacteroides coprosuis DSM 18011, the following are encoded in one genomic region:
- a CDS encoding Peptidoglycan-binding lysin domain protein (InterPro IPR002482:IPR018392~KEGG: bfs:BF2635 hypothetical protein~PFAM: Peptidoglycan-binding lysin domain~SMART: Peptidoglycan-binding Lysin subgroup~SPTR: LysM-repeat proteins and domains;~IMG reference gene:2504106669~PFAM: LppC putative lipoprotein; LysM domain) has product MNRIKRIFLIFTLLSCSVLSGFAQDATDFFLHTIQKGENLYSIASMYKVSKEDIIKLNPGSDRVIYTGKALKIPQKTVQKKDDIFYTIKPGDTLYRLSVDYKVSTQAIMRANPGLSAQNFRSGQVIRIPKTSEQDVQQEIVKRQQEDDLIQSDIRPAVKPRCKEMHKVKRRETIFSVSRKYGITEQELINANPELKDGMKKGMFVCIPYPKETSQKEDIAEIIENPFVVDNPPTDSEVFKELEEEVSYKALSTIKTAIILPFLPENGHRGESMRMIEFYEGFLLAVDSLKRSGVSVDMYVYDSGKTEYSINTILSKPELKEMNVIVGPLYQVQIKPLAEFTQKNNIRLVIPFSAKTDVVFNNPSIYQINTPQSYLYSEVYQNFARKFANPNVIFVNAQQYDNGKEEFIKGFKQDLDTRSIAYKHVAVTDSVGSLATKLNPQKANIFVPTSGKDVTLIELIPKLTQLVERYPELNISMFGYPEWQTYTRDHIDNYFKLDTYFYSSFYTNNLLPAAKSFTRSYHKWYSKEMIDTYPRYGMLGFDIGYFFIKGLSIYGTALETRLKDLHLDPIQTGFNFNRVNTWGGFVNKKVFFVHFNRNYELVKIDFD; this is encoded by the coding sequence ATGAATAGAATAAAGCGCATTTTCTTAATATTTACTCTATTAAGCTGCTCTGTTTTAAGCGGTTTTGCACAAGACGCTACAGATTTTTTCTTACATACTATTCAAAAAGGAGAAAACTTATACTCCATAGCAAGTATGTATAAAGTTAGCAAGGAAGATATTATAAAGCTCAATCCAGGTTCAGACCGAGTAATTTATACAGGTAAAGCCCTTAAAATACCTCAGAAAACGGTACAAAAGAAAGATGACATCTTTTATACGATAAAGCCTGGTGACACCTTATATAGACTATCTGTTGATTATAAAGTTTCAACACAAGCTATTATGCGTGCAAACCCAGGGTTGAGTGCTCAGAATTTTCGTAGTGGTCAAGTTATTCGAATACCCAAAACATCTGAACAAGACGTACAACAAGAAATTGTAAAACGCCAGCAAGAGGATGATCTAATTCAATCTGATATTAGACCAGCAGTAAAACCTCGATGTAAAGAAATGCACAAGGTAAAAAGACGTGAAACTATTTTTAGTGTCAGCCGGAAATATGGCATTACAGAACAAGAATTAATCAATGCAAACCCCGAGCTCAAAGATGGAATGAAAAAGGGCATGTTTGTTTGTATACCATACCCAAAAGAAACTTCTCAAAAAGAAGATATAGCAGAAATTATAGAAAATCCATTTGTTGTAGATAATCCTCCTACTGATTCTGAAGTTTTTAAAGAGTTAGAAGAAGAGGTTTCTTACAAGGCTTTATCAACTATTAAGACAGCGATTATACTACCTTTCCTTCCTGAAAATGGTCATAGAGGTGAATCTATGAGAATGATTGAATTCTATGAAGGATTTCTCTTAGCGGTAGATAGCCTAAAACGCTCAGGTGTTTCTGTGGATATGTATGTATATGACTCTGGTAAAACAGAGTATTCTATTAATACAATATTGTCAAAGCCCGAGTTGAAGGAGATGAATGTAATTGTTGGACCTTTATATCAAGTACAAATCAAGCCTTTAGCAGAGTTTACTCAAAAAAATAATATAAGACTTGTTATACCTTTTTCAGCAAAAACAGATGTAGTATTCAATAATCCATCTATTTATCAAATTAACACTCCTCAATCTTATTTGTATAGTGAAGTCTATCAAAACTTTGCACGTAAATTTGCAAATCCAAATGTTATTTTCGTCAATGCTCAGCAGTATGATAATGGAAAAGAGGAGTTTATAAAAGGATTTAAACAAGATTTAGACACCAGATCCATTGCCTATAAACATGTAGCGGTAACCGATTCTGTAGGATCTCTAGCAACTAAGCTAAACCCACAAAAAGCAAATATCTTTGTACCAACTAGTGGCAAAGATGTCACTCTTATAGAACTTATACCGAAATTAACTCAATTAGTAGAAAGATACCCTGAACTAAATATAAGTATGTTTGGATATCCTGAATGGCAAACTTACACACGAGATCATATTGATAATTATTTCAAATTAGATACGTATTTCTACTCTTCTTTTTATACAAACAACTTATTACCGGCTGCCAAATCCTTTACACGCTCATACCATAAATGGTATAGTAAAGAGATGATTGACACCTATCCTAGATATGGAATGCTTGGCTTTGATATAGGGTATTTCTTTATAAAAGGATTATCTATCTACGGAACTGCTCTTGAAACTAGGCTAAAAGATTTGCACCTAGATCCTATACAGACAGGATTTAATTTTAATAGGGTAAATACTTGGGGAGGTTTTGTTAATAAGAAAGTATTCTTTGTACATTTTAATCGTAACTATGAATTGGTTAAAATTGATTTTGACTAA